Within Candidatus Palauibacter scopulicola, the genomic segment ACGTCCAGAGTTCGTGGTTCCCCGCCTACGACCGGAACCCCCAGACGTTCGTCGACACGTACCGCGCCGCCCCGGGGGACTACGAGGCCGCGACGCAGGCGGTGTACCGCTCCGGCGACTATCCTTCGCGAGTGATCCTCGGCGTCCTGCCGGAATCCCCGTGACCGGAAGACCCAGGAGGAAGGGATGGCACGAATGACTCCGCGAACCGCGATGACACTGGCGCTTGTGCTCTCGGCCGGGATCGCTTGCGCACCGGAAGACGGGGGCGATCCTGAAGTTGGCTCCGAAGAGGCCGGGGCCTTCCCGACCGAGCCGCCGGACGGGCCGATGCCGGAGACCGGGCCGGCGCCCGCGGACTACACGCCGACGGCGGCGGGCTCTCCCTCGACCGACATCTGGCTGGGGACGCTCGTCCGCGAGGGCGGCGCGCTCTCGATCCCCGACTTGGGGCGAGCGACGGACCGCGACGCGTACGACAACCAGCCGAGCTTCCTGCTCGACGGTTCGGCGATCCTCCACACGGCGGCGCTGGACCGCAGGCAGACCGAGATCATGCGGCTCGCGGCGGCGCCCGGGACCGAGCCCGGCGCCTCCGAGCGGCTGACGAACACGGAGGAAGCGAGCGAGTTCTCGGCGCTCCAGATCCCGGGGCAGGACGCCTTCTCCGCGATCCACGAGATCCGGGGGAAACAGTACCTCTGGCGCTACGGCCTCTCCGGCGAATCGATCGGGCCGATCTTCGCCAGCGCCGAGCCCGTGGGGTACCACGCGTGGGCCAACGAACACGTCGTCGCGATGTTCATCCTCGGCAGCCCGCCGACCCTCCAGGTCGGGGACGCGCTGACGGGCGAGATCGGGATCGTGGCGGAGAGCCCCGGCCGGTCCATCCACCGGATTCCGGGGACGGAGGCGATCTCCTTCGTGCGGAAGGTCTCGGACGAGGAGTGGTGGATCGAACGCCTCGATCCGACCGCGGGGACCAGCGAGCGGATCACGCTGACGTTGCCGGGCCGCGAGGACTACGCGTGGACTCCCGAAGGCGAGATCCTGATGGGCGACGACTCGCGCCTCTTCGCGTGGTCGGAGGGCTCGGACTGGACGGAGGTCGCCGACTTTTCGGACCTCGGCGTCGAGGGCGTCACCCGCCTCGCGGTGAGCCCCGACGGCTCCCGCATCGCGATCGTCGCCAACCGCCCGGCGGACTGAGCAGTCCAGGCTGAACACGTTCCCGCGGGAACGTCTCCGGCTCGCCGCTACTCGAACAGCAGGCGGTCGAGTCCCTGCGTGAGGCCGACGCGTTCCGGCGCCAGCCGCGCGGCGAGCAGGGTGCCGGCCACGTAGGGTTCGGCGCTGGACCCGGCGTCGTGCCGGATCGAGAGCCGTTCTCCGGGAAGACCGAAGATCGACTCCACGGAGATGACGTAGCTCGGGAGCCGCAGCGAGTGGACCTGTGCGCCCCCGATCGTGGCCCCGCGCGCCTCCCGCGAACCCAGGGTGTCCGCGACGGGACGGCCGAATTCGTTCGCTGCGACCGTCCCCAGGAACTCGGCCAGTTCCTGCGCGGTGCCGCTGGGCGCGTCGGGCTTTCGGGCCGACGCCATGTCGACGATCTCCCAGTGCGGCACATGGCGCGCGGCGATCCCGGAAAAGTGCTTCAGCAGCGCGGCCGTGATCGAGAAGTTGCCCGCGGCGATCACGCCCACGCCCGCCGCGCGCGCGGCCTCGTCGATCTCGCCGTACTCCCGGCCGGTGAGCCCCGATGTCCCGACGACCGCCGCCACGCCCGCCTCGATCGCGCACATGACGTTCGCGTAGACGGCGCTCGGGTGCGTGTAGTCGATGTAGACATCGGCCGGCTCGCCGAGCGCTTCCGCCACGCCGGCAGAAACCCGCACCGGGGAGCCGTCCGCCTCTGCCCGCGCGTCGCCCACCGTCTCTCCCGCCGCCCGCCGCGCCACCGCGCCGGTCAGTTCGAACTCGTCCGATTCGAGGACGGCGGCCACGACGCTCTCGCCCGTCCACCCCGTCGCTCCTCCCACGCAGACCCGAATGCTCATCTTCGCTCCGTCCAATCGCGGCTCACGACCGGGGAAACACTTCCGCCCCGGTGAGGCCCAGGTGATGATCCGTCGCCCATGCAA encodes:
- the dapB gene encoding 4-hydroxy-tetrahydrodipicolinate reductase; its protein translation is MSIRVCVGGATGWTGESVVAAVLESDEFELTGAVARRAAGETVGDARAEADGSPVRVSAGVAEALGEPADVYIDYTHPSAVYANVMCAIEAGVAAVVGTSGLTGREYGEIDEAARAAGVGVIAAGNFSITAALLKHFSGIAARHVPHWEIVDMASARKPDAPSGTAQELAEFLGTVAANEFGRPVADTLGSREARGATIGGAQVHSLRLPSYVISVESIFGLPGERLSIRHDAGSSAEPYVAGTLLAARLAPERVGLTQGLDRLLFE